From Juglans regia cultivar Chandler chromosome 9, Walnut 2.0, whole genome shotgun sequence:
tgcattcatgttcatgtgtttatgaaaactgggttttcatgtgaatgatttgttgggtgcgtgtgtatcacgaaccccaagccgagatggggcattatctcggtggagctcctctggttactcgggagcggaataaactgagtaacgtcccctggattgtcgctgggcgacaatgggatcggacgagagattcgtgccgactccgtggtccttctgctggcggggactagaggatgcttggttacgtacgcgctgggcgcggaactgggcatcgctcgttgtgtagtggatgtttcccactaacgtgttgggcgcgaaagtgggcatcgctacgaagccagggtgtgcggatgacccataggggagatcatggtgcatacattaaaaatggactattttctgggaaaatagcgtgtgttggattttgtgtaattcattttctgggaaaatgttttacggattatttttgggccaaatgagattttggcgtgtgttggaaaattaatcattttcggggaaaatgatattttgaggaaaatgcatatttcttcatatgcatacatgttggtggcattaatgcatttttattcatgaggatattatttttttgggttatacttacctgcggtaccattctgtggtaacgcagattttgatgcagatgaggaagaggagggTGAGcttgaggagacggctccgcccgaggagtgatctgggatcactagcttgttatttattttacccttttgtatttttgggacatgtgttaactttattttggatgactgtataactgcttttaaaactttactgatgtttagtttgtatttaaattctagtACTTAGATGACTATCCGCtgcgatatttttatttgtacaccgttgcatgtacacacactggcacttcgttgggatgtgtgaccgtgttgtcatcatcccggcgtctcgattcccgtattttctctacatgggggtcggggcgccacaggtggtatcagagcagttcggctctgggtaaaaccacatgtcccttaggatagtaccagaaattattttattgttttaaaataatttttttttaagtgttgtaagttaaatgattattttaaaataaatatgtgatattatgagtttattgttattttatattaattgatgttatttaatttaattttatcttattgtatttttgtgttgctttcggttgagtttggttttatcTGGATTTAAGCGGGGTTGGAGGTTGCTCTATGACAAGACTATGGTGAGACCAAGAAGGCAAGCTGATGTGCCCGAGGATGAGCTACCCAGGGGTGAAAGAAATGATGCCATTGCGAGGGCGTTGAATAGGATGTCAGACTTGTTCGAGCAGAATTTCCGACCGCTGCAAGGAGATCTAAATAGAGCGGTCCAAGTGGGGTGCACCTATGAGCGCTTCCTGGCGCATAGGACTCCTGCCTTTTCTGGGGAGGAGGATCCTAGATTTGGAAAGAACCTTTGAAGTCTGTGGGTGTACTgaggtccagatggttttgtaTGCAAGCTATATGCTACAGGGTGAAGCAGCATACTGGTGGGAGACCAAGCGGTCACTCCTAGAAATGGAGTTAGGATCCTTGGCTGCTGTGTCTTGGCAGCGGTTTAAAAAGGAATTTGATGATCGATACTTTCCTGTTTCGGTGAGAAGGCAAAAGGCTCGGGAGTTCAATAATTTGGTTCAAGGAGGCATGACTGTTGAGCAGTATGCAAGGAAATTTATGGAGCTTGGACGGTTCGCTCCTCACCTTATTGCCTCAGAAGAGTTGCAGGTTGAGCGTTTCATGGAGGGTCTGCGCCCCGAAATACGCAGACAAGTGGCTTGTCTTCAAATTATGGAATTTCAGAAGTTGGTAGACTTGACCAGTAACGCAGAGCGAGAGAATAACTTTGTAGTGGGCTCCCCTCCGGGTCAGAAAAGACGGAGTTATCTTGGTGAAGGAAGTAGTTCTGGATCGCCGCATAAGTTTGTTCAGAGGACCGGGACCCGTCCACATACAACCTCCGGTGTTCGTACAGGGGGTCGGACTCCAGTATGCCCTAGATGCAATAGAGCCCATGAGGGCGATTGTGGTCAGAGGGGAATTCAGTGTTATAATTGTGGCCAGCCAGGTCACTTTGCTCGGGAGTGTCCTACAAGAGTTCAAGGTGGCCAAGGAGGACGAGGAGGTCGACGAGGTGGAAGGGGCAGCCAGAGACAGTTGGTACAAGCCCGGGTCTATGCAGTGACTCCAGGCGATGTGGATTATGAGGCTCCAGAGACCCACGACGCTGGGGTGATTACTGGTatgtttgttgttattttatttggatttaatgtttggtgtggttgggttttttgaatttgtctgGTGGTTGTGTTTGCATCAGGAAGAGTTCgtctatatgatttttatgcttgTACTTTGTTTGATTCTGGGGCGTCCCAATCTTTTGTGTCTGCCACGTTTGCACGGATGTGCAATTTGGTTACAGAACCTCTACCGCAATCCTTAGTTGTGGCTCTTCCCAATGGCGAGATCGTGTGTTGCTCCAAGGTTGCTTTGGGTTGTCCTTTGGATCTGGGTGGAAGGACACTGGATGCGGATTTGATTGTATTCAAGTTGCTtggttttgatataattttgggtatggattggctgtatCGATATTCTGCGAATATTGATTGTAGAAGCCGAGTAATTGGTTTTCAACTCTCGGATGGGGATTATTTGGAATTCGTGGGAAGTAAGTTAAAGGCAAGACCATCAATTATATCAGCAGTTCAAGCTAAGAGAGATATAGCTTGTGGGGCAGATGCTTTTTTGGTCCAAGTCGTATCTACACCATCTGAGAAGAAATCTTTAGCGGATATTCCAGTGGTGGAAGAATTTCCCGATGTGTTCGTGGACGAGTTACCTGGATTGCCTCCCGTTCGCGATATGGAATTTGTTATTGATCTGGAACCCAGGGCGGCTCCTGTGCATAAGGCTCCTTACCGCATGGCACCGGCcgagttaaaagagttgaagactCAATTGCAAGAATTGGTTGACAAAAGATTTATTCAGCCTAGTACTTCGCCATGGGGAGCACCTGTAttgtttgtcaagaagaaagatggtactctcagaatgtgtatagactatcGGGAGCTTAACAAGGTGACTATCAAGAACAAGTACCCTCTTCCAAGAATTGATGATCTGTTTGACCAGCTTCAGGGAGCAGCTGTCTTTTCGAAGATTGACTTGAGATCAGGGTATTATCAGCTGAGGATAAGGGATAAGGACGTGCCCAAGACTGCTTTCAGGACgaggtatgggcattatgaatttaaagtGATGTCTTTTGGGTTAGCGAACGCTCCTGCcgcttttatggatttaatgaatcgGGTGTTTCGACCCTTTTTGGACtcttttgtggtggtgtttctTGACGACATTCTGATTTATTCCCGAGATTTGGAAGAGCATGCTTGCCACCTTCGTCTGGCACTTGGAAAATTAAGAGAGCATCAATTGTACACTAAGTTGAGCAAGTGTGAATTCTGGTTAGAAGAAGTTAagtttcttggacatgtgatttcTCAAGAAGGGGTGTCTGTAGATCCTAGTAAAGTAGAAGCTGTTTTGTCATGGCCTCGCCCTTCAACAGTTCGTGAGATACGAAGTTTCTTGGGACTTGCCGGTTACTATCGAAGATTTGTGGAAGGTTTTTCTCGACTATCAGGACCTCTCACTGCCTTGACTAGGAAGAATACTGAGTTTGTATGGTCTGACAAATGTGAGAGaagttttcaagagttgaagagaagattgacaatggcacctgttttggcacttccagagccacacaagccatttgtgatttttagtgatGCATCCAAATTCGGGTTGGGATGCGTTCTTATGCAAGAGGGACGGGTTGTTGCTTGTGCATCTCGTCAGCTGAAAATTCATGAAaggaattatcccacacatgatttggagttggcggcaatagtttttgctcttaagatttggcggcattatctgtatggtgaagcctgtgaagtttatactgatcacaagagcttgaagcatctgtttactcagaagaatctcaatatgagacagaggcggtggttagagctgattagcgactatcaatgtgagatcaagtatcatccaggaaaggcgaatctagtcgctgatgctttgagtaggaaatctcaacaagtggatgaagcagagtcatcagatctggactctctcctttgtggaatgaggagacttcttatcgagagttcacagcaagaggaattgttatcgtcagtcttggatgtccgagtagtggattttgaagaattgaagactcttcaaagaagggatcctaagttgttagctatcaggaaaagagtcaggaagtctagaggacccctgc
This genomic window contains:
- the LOC118349403 gene encoding uncharacterized protein K02A2.6-like, coding for MVLYASYMLQGEAAYWWETKRSLLEMELGSLAAVSWQRFKKEFDDRYFPVSVRRQKAREFNNLVQGGMTVEQYARKFMELGRFAPHLIASEELQVERFMEGLRPEIRRQVACLQIMEFQKLVDLTSNAERENNFVVGSPPGQKRRSYLGEGSSSGSPHKFVQRTGTRPHTTSGVRTGGRTPVCPRCNRAHEGDCGQRGIQCYNCGQPGHFARECPTRVQGGQGGRGGRRGGRGSQRQLVQARVYAVTPGDVDYEAPETHDAGVITGRVRLYDFYACTLFDSGASQSFVSATFARMCNLVTEPLPQSLVVALPNGEIVCCSKVALGCPLDLGGRTLDADLIVFKLLGFDIILGMDWLYRYSANIDCRSRVIGFQLSDGDYLEFVGSKLKARPSIISAVQAKRDIACGADAFLVQVVSTPSEKKSLADIPVVEEFPDVFVDELPGLPPVRDMEFVIDLEPRAAPVHKAPYRMAPAELKELKTQLQELVDKRFIQPSTSPWGAPVLFVKKKDGTLRMCIDYRELNKVTIKNKYPLPRIDDLFDQLQGAAVFSKIDLRSGYYQLRIRDKDVPKTAFRTRYGHYEFKVMSFGLANAPAAFMDLMNRVFRPFLDSFVVVFLDDILIYSRDLEEHACHLRLALGKLREHQLYTKLSKCEFWLEEVKFLGHVISQEGVSVDPSKVEAVLSWPRPSTVREIRSFLGLAGYYRRFVEGFSRLSGPLTALTRKNTEFVWSDKCERSFQELKRRLTMAPVLALPEPHKPFYHPGKANLVADALSRKSQQRSIQTLEDMLRSCVIGFQGSWENHLPLIEFSYNNNFHSSIQMAPYEALYGRKCRSPLCWDEVGESKLFGPEIIQEMKNQVQF